The Lutra lutra chromosome 15, mLutLut1.2, whole genome shotgun sequence genome includes a region encoding these proteins:
- the LOC125085498 gene encoding T-cell surface glycoprotein CD1a-like isoform X1, which produces MWGVGLLKQPSKTNFLRDRTSASTMLFLQLVLLVVLLPGGDSEDDFQEPISFQIILISSFYNHSWAQNLGSAWVDELQTHAWDSKTGIFTYLQPWSKGNFSRETLTELERILHTNAMRFFQIIRNHVSEWQFEYPFQVQAAGSCELHIGEASVGFARIAYQGLDLVSFQNTSWWPSPKGGSRAQKVCTLFNQDHIFNEILYTLLSDTCPRFLLGLLEAGKAYFQRQVRPEAWLSTGSSPCPGCLLLVCHVSGFYPKSVWVMWMRGEQEQQGTQRGDLLPHADGTWYLWVSLDVKATEASGLSCLVRHSSLGDQDMVLYWEQPHSMGFIFLVVMVPLVLLAGLALWLWKRWKTHWRHQCTGFPSEQDPSSPGSGTYLNPTQW; this is translated from the exons ATGTGGGGGGTAGGTTTGTTAAAACAACCGTCAAAGACCAACTTTCTAAGAGACAGAACATCTGCAAGTACAATGCTGTTCCTGCAACTTGTGCTGCTGGTGGTTCTCCTCCCAGGTGGTGACAGTGAAGATG ATTTCCAGGAGCCGATCTCCTTCCAAATCATCCTGATCTCATCCTTTTACAACCATTCCTGGGCACAAAATTTGGGCTCAGCTTGGGTGGATGAGCTGCAGACCCATGCCTGGGACAGCAAGACTGGAATTTTCACATATCTGCAGCCTTGGTCCAAGGGCAATTTTAGCAGGGAGACGCTCACAGAACTGGAAAGGATACTCCATACAAATGCTATGAGATTTTTTCAGATAATTCGTAATCATGTCAGTGAATGGCAGTTTGAAT ATCCCTTTCAGGTACAGGCAGCAGGAAGCTGCGAGCTGCACATTGGAGAGGCATCAGTTGGCTTTGCCCGGATTGCTTACCAAGGATTAGATCTCGTTAGTTTCCAGAACACGTCATGGTGGCCATCTccaaagggaggaagcagggctcaGAAGGTCTGCACACTATTCAATCAGGATCATATTTTCAATGAAATACTATACACGCTCCTCAGTGACACCTGCCCCCGGTTCCTGTTGGGTCTTCTTGAAGCAGGGAAGGCGTATTTCCAGCGACAAG TGAGACCAGAGGCCTGGCTGTCCACTGGCTCCAGTCCCTGTCCTGGATGTCTGCTGCTGGTGTGCCATGTGTCTGGGTTCTACCCAAAGTCTGTGTGGGTGATGTGGATGCGGGGTGAGCAGGAGCAACAGGGCACCCAGCGAGGTGACCTTCTGCCTCATGCTGATGGGACATGGTATCTTTGGGTGTCCTTGGATGTGAAAGCCACGGAGGCATCTGGCCTGTCGTGCCTGGTGAGACACAGCAGTCTAGGAGACCAGGACATGGTCCTCTATTGGG AGCAGCCCCACTCCATGGGCTTCATCTTCCTGGTGGTGATGGTGCCCCTGGTGCTTCTGGCAGGTCTGGCATTGTGGCTCTGGAAGCGCTG GAAAACACACTGGAGACATCAGTGCACTGGCTTCCCTTCTGAGCAAGATCCCAGCAGCCCAGGCTCCGGCACTTACCTAAACCCAACTCAGTGGTGA
- the LOC125085498 gene encoding T-cell surface glycoprotein CD1a-like isoform X2 produces MWGVGLLKQPSKTNFLRDRTSASTMLFLQLVLLVVLLPGGDSEDDPFQVQAAGSCELHIGEASVGFARIAYQGLDLVSFQNTSWWPSPKGGSRAQKVCTLFNQDHIFNEILYTLLSDTCPRFLLGLLEAGKAYFQRQVRPEAWLSTGSSPCPGCLLLVCHVSGFYPKSVWVMWMRGEQEQQGTQRGDLLPHADGTWYLWVSLDVKATEASGLSCLVRHSSLGDQDMVLYWEQPHSMGFIFLVVMVPLVLLAGLALWLWKRWKTHWRHQCTGFPSEQDPSSPGSGTYLNPTQW; encoded by the exons ATGTGGGGGGTAGGTTTGTTAAAACAACCGTCAAAGACCAACTTTCTAAGAGACAGAACATCTGCAAGTACAATGCTGTTCCTGCAACTTGTGCTGCTGGTGGTTCTCCTCCCAGGTGGTGACAGTGAAGATG ATCCCTTTCAGGTACAGGCAGCAGGAAGCTGCGAGCTGCACATTGGAGAGGCATCAGTTGGCTTTGCCCGGATTGCTTACCAAGGATTAGATCTCGTTAGTTTCCAGAACACGTCATGGTGGCCATCTccaaagggaggaagcagggctcaGAAGGTCTGCACACTATTCAATCAGGATCATATTTTCAATGAAATACTATACACGCTCCTCAGTGACACCTGCCCCCGGTTCCTGTTGGGTCTTCTTGAAGCAGGGAAGGCGTATTTCCAGCGACAAG TGAGACCAGAGGCCTGGCTGTCCACTGGCTCCAGTCCCTGTCCTGGATGTCTGCTGCTGGTGTGCCATGTGTCTGGGTTCTACCCAAAGTCTGTGTGGGTGATGTGGATGCGGGGTGAGCAGGAGCAACAGGGCACCCAGCGAGGTGACCTTCTGCCTCATGCTGATGGGACATGGTATCTTTGGGTGTCCTTGGATGTGAAAGCCACGGAGGCATCTGGCCTGTCGTGCCTGGTGAGACACAGCAGTCTAGGAGACCAGGACATGGTCCTCTATTGGG AGCAGCCCCACTCCATGGGCTTCATCTTCCTGGTGGTGATGGTGCCCCTGGTGCTTCTGGCAGGTCTGGCATTGTGGCTCTGGAAGCGCTG GAAAACACACTGGAGACATCAGTGCACTGGCTTCCCTTCTGAGCAAGATCCCAGCAGCCCAGGCTCCGGCACTTACCTAAACCCAACTCAGTGGTGA